From a single Arachis hypogaea cultivar Tifrunner chromosome 3, arahy.Tifrunner.gnm2.J5K5, whole genome shotgun sequence genomic region:
- the LOC112789148 gene encoding SH3 domain-containing protein 2 — MDAIRKQASKLREQVARQQQAVLKQWYGGSDNLVADEAELQLHQRLEKLYISTRAGKHYQRDIVRGVEGYIVTGSKQVEIGAKLSEDSRKYGAENTCTSGNTLSRAALNFARARAQMEKEHGNLLKAFGTQVAEPLRAMVVGAPLEDARHLAQRYDRMRQEAEAQAIEVSKRQAKVRETPGNADNAMKFEAAEAKLHDLKTNMGILGKEAAAALAAVEAQQQRLTLQRLIAMVEAERAYHQIVLQILDQLEGEMISERHRIEAAPAPAPSVDESMPPPPSYEEANGVYASQASNGSTDSMGYFLGEVLFPYSAVSEVELNLSVGDYVVVRKVTNNGWAEGECKGKAGWFPFSYIERRERVLASKVAEVF, encoded by the exons ATGGATGCTATTAGAAAGCAAGCTTCGAAGCTTCGAGAACAAGTCGCTCGCCAACAACAG GCTGTTCTGAAACAGTGGTATGGCGGTTCAGATAATTTGGTCGCTGATGAGGCAGAACTCCAGCTACATCAGAGACTTGAGAAGCTTTATATATCGACACGTGCGGGAAAG CACTATCAAAGAGATATTGTACGTGGTGTAGAAGGTTATATTGTTACCGGATCAAAGCAAGTTGAAATTG GGGCAAAGCTATCAGAAGATAGTAGGAAATATGGTGCAGAAAATACATGTACGAGTGGCAATACATTATCTAGAGCTGCACTAAATTTCGCAAGAGCCCGAGCTCAAATGGAGAAGGAACATGGAAACTTACTGAAAGCTTTTGGAACACAG GTTGCAGAGCCCTTAAGAGCAATGGTGGTGGGAGCTCCATTGGAGGATGCCCGGCATCTAGCTCAACGCTATGACAGAATGCGACAGGAAGCTGAAGCCCAG GCTATTGAAGTTTCCAAGCGCCAGGCAAAAGTAAGAGAAACACCAGGCAATGCTGACAATGCCATGAAATTTGAAGCAGCTGAAGCAAAACTGCATGACCTGAAGACAAACATGGGAATATTGGGGAAGGAAGCTGCTGCTGCATTGGCTGCTGTTGAAGCACAGCAACAGAGGTTAACACTTCAGCGACTTATAGCTATG GTTGAAGCAGAGCGTGCATATCATCAAATAGTCCTACAAATTCTTGATCAGCTTGAGGGTGAG ATGATATCTGAACGTCATCGAATTGAAGCTGCTCCTGCTCCTGCTCCTAGTGTGGATGAGAGTATGCCACCACCACCGTCATACGAGGAAGCTAATGGTGTCTATGCTTCTCAGGCAAGTAATGGATCAACTGATAGCATGGGTTACTTCTTAGGCGAG GTTTTGTTTCCGTACTCTGCTGTGTCTGAAGTGGAGTTGAATCTTTCAGTTGGTGATTATGTTGTTGTCCGAAAG GTAACAAATAATGGCTGGGCCGAGGGTGAATGCAAAGGAAAAGCAGGTTGGTTTCCATTTAGTTACATTGAAAGAAGGGAACGGGTTCTTGCTAGCAAGGTGGCTGAAGTGTTTTGA